In Haloterrigena turkmenica DSM 5511, a single genomic region encodes these proteins:
- a CDS encoding aldehyde dehydrogenase family protein, with translation MLPVVSDGERETVRSTTVEGTDGPVAEAARAPTVRVHDALSIAREAGFDALADVPIAELLDRLATAGALFLGEGAPSASTDSLEPFETYRRRVTETTGLPAGWVRTSAHWLAVGLRHAAESLRAQSPTGELDVYGDPTYTRETTVGLAFTPRVRALGASMPANDPTVYAWPALALGMRIPIVLRPSDREPFTAIRLARALLAAGIPPTAVHVLPGDRAVGETICREADHALAFGGAEAVAPFRDDPTVETYGPGESIAILGRDPTDRELDTLARGVRRAGGRACFNLTRIVATGDCDPDALAEGVADRLAEADAGPLHDERTDVPGFVDREAAVRIDDAITAIDGTDVTAADRETRLVERAGAARLLPTVLRTDELVPEFPFPFVGVTERERSALPDCLEGAYLAVAIGDDDLERRLVRSPAFRKVYGGGYPASVDLRETHETYLASFLYETTTYDPA, from the coding sequence GTGCTCCCGGTCGTCTCCGACGGCGAGCGGGAGACGGTCCGGTCGACGACGGTCGAGGGGACCGACGGTCCCGTCGCCGAGGCGGCGCGGGCGCCGACCGTCCGCGTCCACGACGCGCTCTCGATCGCTCGAGAGGCGGGGTTCGACGCCCTCGCAGACGTTCCGATCGCGGAACTGCTCGACCGCCTCGCGACCGCGGGCGCGCTGTTCCTCGGCGAGGGCGCTCCGTCAGCCAGCACCGATTCGCTCGAGCCGTTCGAGACGTACCGCCGACGCGTCACCGAGACGACGGGGCTGCCGGCCGGCTGGGTCCGAACGAGCGCCCACTGGCTCGCCGTCGGGCTCCGACACGCCGCCGAGTCGCTCCGGGCGCAGTCGCCGACCGGCGAACTCGACGTCTACGGCGATCCGACCTACACGCGGGAGACGACCGTGGGACTCGCGTTCACCCCACGCGTCCGGGCCCTCGGCGCGTCGATGCCGGCGAACGATCCCACCGTCTACGCGTGGCCGGCGCTGGCGCTCGGGATGCGGATTCCGATCGTCCTCCGTCCCTCGGATCGGGAGCCGTTCACCGCGATCCGGCTGGCTCGAGCGCTGCTCGCCGCCGGGATCCCGCCGACGGCGGTCCACGTCCTGCCGGGCGATCGGGCCGTTGGTGAGACGATCTGTCGGGAGGCCGACCACGCCCTCGCGTTCGGCGGCGCCGAGGCGGTCGCGCCGTTTCGAGACGATCCGACCGTCGAGACGTACGGGCCCGGAGAGAGTATCGCGATCCTCGGCCGCGATCCGACGGACCGGGAACTGGACACGCTGGCCCGCGGCGTCCGCCGCGCCGGTGGACGGGCCTGCTTCAATCTCACCCGTATCGTCGCGACCGGGGACTGCGATCCCGACGCCCTCGCCGAGGGAGTGGCGGATCGGCTGGCCGAGGCCGACGCGGGCCCGCTTCACGACGAGCGCACCGACGTTCCCGGGTTCGTCGATCGCGAGGCGGCCGTCCGAATCGACGACGCGATCACGGCCATCGACGGAACGGACGTCACCGCGGCCGACCGCGAGACGCGCCTCGTCGAGCGGGCCGGCGCCGCCCGACTGCTACCCACCGTCCTCCGAACCGACGAACTCGTGCCCGAGTTCCCGTTCCCGTTCGTCGGCGTGACCGAACGCGAGCGGTCGGCGCTGCCGGACTGCCTCGAGGGCGCCTACCTCGCGGTCGCGATCGGCGACGACGACCTCGAACGGCGGCTGGTTCGTTCGCCCGCGTTCAGAAAGGTCTACGGCGGCGGCTATCCCGCGAGCGTCGACCTCCGGGAGACCCACGAGACGTACCTCGCGTCGTTCCTCTACGAGACGACCACCTACGATCCGGCGTAG
- a CDS encoding sodium:solute symporter family protein yields the protein MNGTVLAIVGLYLVATLAIGWYGYVRTGTTPAEYFLAGGTLGRVVFPLTMFATLMSAFIFLGSAGWGYQHGMGWFALLGVEAVAGIPLALIGLRVWRVGRDRGFLTPTELIGTAYDSDAVKLAVLVAQFVWAIPYLAIQAMGGGLLFESITDGVITFTQGAVLLTVVTGIYLTLGGLRSVAWSDVLQGVAVVVLLGGAIGYLLPALEPAAVTAELAGETELLTPAGELGLFTPGVWVSFLLMNAMAMIAYPQMFQRFLAAEDERAFRSLLVWWPVMVVVAALVPVLLGVWGAAAIPGLEDPDAILPALLSAHAPPWIFGVVMGGALAAMMSTADSLVLTLSSIVSRDLYRAHLNPDASSGRETWVGRLTAVVLLGFGLAIALVQQGTIIDLAVYFIQGNALLLPAFLGALYWRRASAWGALASVCCGQAYFVAAEFGPAPSFAFLPFVPALLVACGALVAGSLLSAQSKTTALVATNRS from the coding sequence ATGAACGGAACAGTCCTCGCCATCGTCGGCCTCTATCTGGTCGCGACGCTGGCGATCGGCTGGTACGGATACGTCCGGACGGGGACGACGCCGGCCGAGTACTTCCTCGCGGGGGGAACCCTCGGACGGGTCGTCTTCCCGCTGACGATGTTCGCGACGCTGATGAGCGCCTTCATCTTCCTCGGGAGCGCCGGCTGGGGATACCAGCACGGAATGGGGTGGTTCGCGCTCCTCGGCGTCGAGGCGGTCGCCGGGATCCCGCTCGCGCTGATCGGCCTCCGCGTGTGGCGGGTCGGCCGCGATCGGGGCTTTCTCACGCCGACGGAACTGATCGGTACGGCCTACGACAGCGACGCGGTGAAGCTGGCGGTCCTCGTCGCGCAGTTCGTCTGGGCGATTCCGTACCTCGCGATCCAGGCGATGGGCGGCGGCCTGCTGTTCGAGTCCATCACCGACGGTGTGATCACGTTCACGCAGGGCGCGGTCCTGCTCACCGTCGTCACCGGAATCTATCTCACGCTCGGCGGGCTTCGGAGCGTCGCCTGGTCCGACGTCCTGCAGGGCGTCGCGGTCGTCGTCCTCCTCGGGGGTGCGATCGGCTACCTGCTCCCCGCGCTCGAGCCCGCCGCGGTGACGGCGGAGCTGGCCGGCGAGACCGAGCTGCTGACGCCGGCGGGCGAACTCGGCCTCTTCACCCCCGGCGTGTGGGTCTCGTTCCTGTTGATGAACGCGATGGCGATGATCGCCTACCCGCAGATGTTCCAGCGGTTCCTCGCCGCGGAGGACGAGCGCGCGTTTCGGTCGCTGCTCGTCTGGTGGCCCGTGATGGTCGTCGTCGCGGCGCTCGTCCCCGTCCTCCTCGGCGTGTGGGGCGCCGCGGCGATTCCCGGCCTCGAGGACCCGGACGCGATCCTGCCGGCGCTGCTCTCGGCGCACGCGCCGCCGTGGATCTTCGGCGTCGTCATGGGCGGCGCCCTCGCGGCGATGATGAGCACGGCCGACAGCCTCGTGCTCACGCTGTCGTCGATCGTCTCCCGAGACCTGTATCGCGCCCACCTGAACCCGGACGCGAGCAGTGGCAGGGAGACGTGGGTCGGCCGGCTGACCGCGGTCGTCCTGTTGGGCTTCGGGCTGGCGATCGCGCTCGTCCAGCAGGGGACTATCATCGACCTCGCGGTCTACTTCATCCAGGGGAACGCGCTGTTGCTTCCGGCGTTCCTCGGCGCGCTGTACTGGCGGCGGGCCTCCGCGTGGGGCGCGCTGGCGTCGGTGTGTTGCGGCCAGGCGTACTTCGTCGCGGCGGAGTTCGGTCCCGCGCCGTCGTTCGCGTTCCTCCCGTTCGTCCCCGCGCTGCTCGTCGCCTGTGGCGCCCTCGTCGCCGGATCGCTGCTTTCAGCGCAGTCGAAGACGACCGCGCTCGTAGCGACGAACAGGTCCTGA
- a CDS encoding NADH:flavin oxidoreductase/NADH oxidase, with amino-acid sequence MSELFSPLSLRDLEIPNRLAVSPMCQYSCDPDGLPTEWHRVHLGSRAVGGAGIVMTEATAVEPRGRITPHDLGIWSDEHAEALEPTTQFIREQGGVPGIQLAHAGHKASKRRPWDGNVPIAPDETDPDGADGWEVLSPSPEAYPPFDGDRPAIRKADYDDIQTVIDAYREAAERSLAAGFEIAEVHAAHGYLLHEFLSPATNRREDEYGGSFENRTRLVREVVEAVREVWPDDKPVFVRISGTDWLDDRESWDIDQSVRLAREFADLGVDLVDVSSGGLHPDQRVPGGPNFQVPLAEAVREGSDVAVGAVGGVTEPAQADAIVRNGRADLVLVGRQFLRDPYFGLRAAGELEDDAAPHWPVQYRRAVR; translated from the coding sequence ATGTCAGAGTTGTTCTCTCCGCTTTCGCTGCGCGACCTCGAGATACCCAACCGACTCGCCGTCTCGCCGATGTGCCAGTACTCCTGCGACCCCGACGGCCTCCCGACCGAGTGGCACCGCGTCCACCTCGGGAGCCGAGCCGTCGGCGGGGCCGGGATCGTGATGACCGAAGCGACCGCCGTCGAGCCCCGCGGACGGATCACGCCCCACGACCTCGGCATCTGGAGCGACGAGCACGCCGAGGCGCTCGAGCCGACCACCCAGTTCATCCGCGAGCAGGGTGGGGTCCCCGGCATTCAGCTCGCCCACGCGGGCCACAAGGCCAGCAAGCGGCGCCCGTGGGACGGCAACGTCCCGATCGCGCCGGACGAGACCGACCCCGACGGCGCGGACGGCTGGGAGGTTCTCTCGCCGTCGCCCGAAGCCTACCCGCCGTTCGACGGCGATCGGCCGGCGATTCGGAAGGCCGATTATGACGACATTCAGACCGTGATCGACGCCTACCGCGAGGCGGCCGAGCGCTCGCTCGCGGCCGGCTTCGAGATCGCCGAGGTCCACGCGGCCCACGGCTACCTGCTCCACGAGTTCCTCTCGCCGGCGACGAACCGCCGCGAGGACGAGTACGGCGGCAGCTTCGAGAACCGCACCCGACTCGTCCGCGAAGTCGTCGAGGCGGTCCGCGAGGTCTGGCCAGACGACAAGCCCGTGTTCGTCCGCATTTCGGGCACCGACTGGCTCGATGACCGCGAGTCCTGGGACATCGACCAGTCGGTCCGGCTGGCCCGGGAGTTCGCCGACCTCGGCGTCGATCTGGTCGACGTCAGTTCCGGCGGGCTCCACCCCGACCAGCGGGTTCCCGGCGGGCCGAACTTTCAGGTCCCGCTGGCGGAAGCGGTCCGCGAGGGCAGCGACGTCGCCGTCGGCGCCGTCGGCGGCGTCACCGAACCCGCACAGGCCGACGCCATCGTGCGCAACGGCCGTGCGGATCTCGTCCTCGTCGGCCGGCAGTTCCTCCGGGACCCGTACTTCGGACTGCGCGCGGCCGGCGAACTCGAGGACGACGCCGCCCCGCACTGGCCCGTCCAGTACCGGCGCGCCGTCCGGTAG
- a CDS encoding cupredoxin domain-containing protein: protein MTEHTRRTVLKAAGASTLAVAVAGCTGGDDDSDDENGDESGDDTYEIDAGETIMLEAQISGWKGLQPAAIENVENPTLVLEADAEYEISWEPGDSAEHNIELWDENEELVDEAYKLELTSDPDETLSFTASEDIAYYRCNPHSNMQGEIQVE from the coding sequence ATGACCGAACACACTCGACGGACCGTGCTGAAGGCCGCCGGCGCATCGACGCTCGCCGTCGCCGTCGCCGGCTGTACGGGCGGTGACGACGACAGTGACGACGAGAACGGTGACGAGAGCGGCGACGACACCTACGAGATCGACGCCGGCGAGACGATCATGCTCGAGGCACAGATAAGCGGTTGGAAGGGGCTCCAGCCTGCAGCGATCGAGAACGTCGAGAACCCGACGCTCGTCCTCGAGGCCGACGCCGAGTACGAGATCAGCTGGGAGCCGGGCGACAGCGCGGAGCACAACATCGAGCTCTGGGACGAAAACGAGGAACTCGTCGACGAAGCGTACAAACTCGAGCTGACCAGCGACCCCGACGAGACCCTCTCGTTTACGGCCAGCGAGGATATCGCGTACTATCGCTGTAACCCCCACAGCAACATGCAGGGGGAGATTCAGGTCGAGTGA
- a CDS encoding mechanosensitive ion channel family protein: MAWFASVLLVVGFSLRPSPIPELQRTYLDLPGVQLLATVLLVALLIAGIGVASRVRDLARRRRGRQIAEASYVFVLGGLVTGGVYGFSVIWRVTYVLEYTLSAMMIDRWLAAQQLVTLAIALSAYLAMRFVNRSIDKLAQTRALTKHQSEVAYHVSDVAIVAFAATVILTLWGIDLTNIFIGAGAITAVVALTARETLTAMLAGFILLFSRPFYVGDWIEVNETTGIVTDVTIFTTKIQTFDDKHVLVPNDEVTDSQLINYSQNDQLRVDVEVGIDYDTDIDRARSVVVDATEDLEPVKNAPNPQVIATEFGESAILLECRVWIADPTMRRRHQARTDVIEAITTAFEREGIDIPYPHRVHAPREESFPVDGGIDRGSAVSPLED, encoded by the coding sequence ATGGCCTGGTTCGCTTCAGTCCTTCTCGTGGTCGGGTTTTCCCTTCGACCGTCGCCGATCCCGGAATTGCAGCGAACGTACCTCGACTTGCCGGGAGTCCAACTCCTCGCGACTGTACTCCTCGTCGCGCTCCTCATCGCCGGGATCGGCGTCGCCTCCCGGGTGCGAGACCTCGCCCGCCGACGGCGTGGCCGACAGATCGCCGAGGCGAGTTACGTGTTCGTCCTCGGCGGCCTCGTCACAGGCGGCGTCTACGGCTTCAGCGTCATCTGGCGGGTCACGTACGTCCTCGAGTACACCCTTTCAGCGATGATGATCGACCGGTGGCTGGCCGCCCAGCAACTGGTCACACTGGCGATCGCCCTCTCTGCCTACCTCGCGATGCGGTTCGTCAACCGCTCGATCGACAAGCTCGCGCAGACGCGGGCGCTCACGAAACACCAGAGCGAGGTGGCCTACCACGTCTCCGACGTCGCGATCGTCGCCTTCGCCGCCACGGTGATCCTGACCCTGTGGGGGATCGACTTAACGAACATCTTCATCGGCGCGGGGGCGATCACGGCCGTCGTCGCGCTGACGGCCCGCGAGACGCTGACGGCGATGCTCGCCGGCTTCATCCTGCTGTTCTCGCGGCCGTTCTACGTCGGCGACTGGATCGAGGTCAACGAGACCACCGGGATCGTCACCGACGTCACCATCTTCACCACCAAGATCCAGACGTTCGACGACAAACACGTCCTCGTTCCGAACGACGAGGTGACCGACAGCCAGCTGATCAACTACTCACAGAACGACCAGCTCCGCGTCGACGTCGAGGTCGGCATCGACTACGACACCGATATCGACCGCGCCCGATCGGTCGTCGTCGACGCGACCGAGGACCTCGAGCCGGTCAAGAACGCCCCGAACCCGCAGGTGATCGCGACGGAGTTCGGCGAGTCGGCAATCCTGCTCGAGTGTCGCGTCTGGATCGCCGATCCGACGATGCGGCGCAGGCACCAGGCGCGGACGGACGTTATCGAGGCGATCACGACGGCGTTCGAGCGCGAGGGGATCGACATCCCCTACCCGCATCGCGTCCACGCGCCGCGCGAGGAGAGCTTCCCCGTCGACGGCGGCATCGATCGCGGGAGCGCGGTCTCGCCGCTCGAGGACTGA
- a CDS encoding thioredoxin family protein, with product MVLKESDTELDAGDPAPDFELEGADGEMHALEEFADNEALLVVFTCNHCPYAKAKFDLLNELADEYDDVAVVGINPNDADEYPDDSIAKMREYVEDGTIRYDAYLRDESQAVARAYGAVCTPDPFLFAWSDADEEFQLVYQGRLDDALNPDDEPTRFQIREAIDAVLADESVDLEWQPSQGCSIKWTDD from the coding sequence ATGGTACTGAAAGAGTCCGACACCGAACTCGACGCCGGCGATCCGGCCCCCGACTTCGAACTCGAGGGCGCTGACGGCGAGATGCACGCACTCGAGGAGTTCGCCGACAACGAGGCGCTGCTGGTCGTCTTCACCTGTAACCACTGTCCCTACGCGAAGGCGAAGTTCGACCTGCTGAACGAGCTGGCCGACGAGTACGACGACGTCGCCGTCGTCGGCATCAACCCCAACGACGCCGACGAGTACCCCGACGACTCCATAGCGAAGATGCGAGAGTACGTCGAGGACGGAACGATCCGGTACGACGCCTATCTGCGCGACGAGAGCCAGGCCGTCGCTCGAGCGTACGGCGCGGTCTGTACGCCGGACCCGTTCCTCTTTGCGTGGTCCGACGCCGACGAGGAGTTCCAGCTGGTCTATCAGGGCCGCCTCGACGACGCGCTGAACCCCGACGACGAACCGACGCGGTTCCAGATCCGGGAAGCCATCGACGCGGTGTTGGCTGACGAGTCCGTCGACCTCGAGTGGCAACCGTCGCAGGGCTGTTCGATCAAGTGGACCGACGACTGA
- a CDS encoding Lrp/AsnC family transcriptional regulator: MSEREVLELLRENARYSTADIARMTDLEEDEVEAAIEELEATGVVRGYQAVVDWDKLEDERVRAEVELNVRLDRETGYDDISQRLARFPQVKALRLVSGDYDFDMEVEGDSIREVSQFISEKVAPVPEITQTVTHYVMTSYKENGIEFGDGEDDERLSFSP; this comes from the coding sequence ATGAGCGAACGCGAGGTGCTCGAGTTGCTTCGTGAGAACGCGCGGTACTCGACGGCCGATATCGCGCGAATGACCGACCTCGAGGAGGACGAGGTCGAAGCAGCCATCGAGGAACTCGAGGCAACGGGCGTCGTCCGCGGCTATCAGGCGGTCGTCGACTGGGACAAGCTCGAGGACGAGCGCGTCCGCGCCGAAGTCGAGTTGAACGTGCGCCTCGACCGCGAGACTGGCTACGACGACATCTCCCAGCGCCTCGCACGATTCCCGCAGGTCAAAGCGCTGCGCTTGGTCAGCGGCGACTACGACTTCGATATGGAGGTCGAGGGCGACTCCATCCGCGAGGTCTCGCAATTCATCAGCGAGAAGGTCGCGCCCGTCCCCGAGATCACTCAGACGGTCACCCACTACGTGATGACCTCCTACAAGGAGAACGGGATCGAGTTCGGCGACGGCGAAGACGACGAACGGCTCTCGTTCTCACCCTGA
- a CDS encoding pyridoxal phosphate-dependent aminotransferase — protein MTFELSDRVQTVPPSGIRRFFEIAEERDDVISLGVGEPDFATPWAARDAAITSLEQGKTSYTANRGRRDLREAIADYVADRFDLGYDPDEEIIVTAGASEAVDLAFRSFVDPGDTVAIAQPSYISYEPGVIFAGGEVLPVPTYEEDDFRLTVEGLEEAGADEADMLVLCYPNNPTGAIMSAEDLEPIAEFVREHDLMVLSDEIYAELTYDGEHTSIATFEGMRERTIVFNGFSKAHAMTGLRLGYALGPAEAIGAMNKIHQYTMLSAPTTAQYAALEALDSCESDVREMVAQYDRRRQFVLSRFREIGMDVFEAKGAFYCFPEVPEGFTAEEFAEEVLREQGVAVVPGDVFGAGGDGHLRISYATGLEDLREALARIEAFVDGHA, from the coding sequence ATGACGTTCGAACTGTCCGATCGCGTCCAGACGGTGCCGCCCTCGGGGATTCGGCGGTTCTTCGAGATCGCCGAGGAGCGCGACGACGTCATCTCGCTGGGCGTCGGAGAACCCGACTTCGCGACGCCGTGGGCGGCCCGCGACGCCGCGATCACGTCCCTAGAACAGGGGAAGACCTCCTACACGGCCAACCGTGGCCGACGCGACCTCCGGGAGGCGATCGCCGACTACGTCGCCGACCGGTTCGACCTGGGCTACGACCCCGACGAGGAGATCATCGTCACCGCTGGGGCCAGCGAGGCCGTCGACCTGGCCTTCCGGTCGTTCGTCGACCCCGGCGACACCGTCGCCATCGCCCAGCCGTCGTACATCTCCTACGAACCCGGCGTGATCTTCGCTGGCGGCGAGGTGCTTCCCGTGCCGACCTACGAGGAAGACGACTTCCGGCTTACCGTCGAGGGTCTCGAGGAAGCGGGCGCCGACGAGGCCGACATGCTGGTCCTCTGTTACCCGAACAACCCGACGGGGGCGATCATGTCCGCCGAGGACCTCGAGCCGATCGCCGAGTTCGTCCGCGAACACGATCTGATGGTCCTCTCGGACGAGATCTACGCCGAACTCACCTACGACGGCGAGCACACCTCGATCGCGACTTTCGAGGGGATGCGCGAGCGCACCATCGTCTTCAACGGCTTCTCGAAGGCCCACGCGATGACCGGCCTCCGACTCGGCTACGCGCTCGGGCCGGCCGAGGCCATCGGCGCGATGAACAAGATCCACCAGTACACGATGCTCTCGGCGCCGACGACGGCCCAGTACGCCGCCCTCGAGGCCCTAGACTCCTGTGAGAGCGACGTCCGAGAGATGGTGGCCCAGTACGATCGGCGCCGCCAGTTCGTCCTCTCGCGGTTCCGCGAGATAGGGATGGACGTCTTCGAGGCCAAGGGCGCCTTCTACTGCTTCCCCGAGGTGCCCGAGGGCTTCACCGCCGAGGAGTTCGCCGAAGAGGTTCTCCGCGAACAGGGCGTCGCCGTCGTCCCCGGCGACGTCTTCGGCGCCGGCGGCGACGGCCACCTCCGGATCTCGTACGCGACGGGCCTCGAGGACCTCCGTGAGGCGCTGGCTCGCATCGAGGCGTTCGTCGACGGACACGCCTGA